tattttatattttttcattattttttactactattcacgtGCCATTTGAGATCAGCTCATTATCCAAACCCAACCAAATTGAAATCACTActataaaatgttttttataaatttaccaagCATAcccttttttcctttattttttcatataaatatcttttcttttctttttttcaaatggccAATGCAAGGATAAATTATTAGATACTATGAAAGAAcaaatgctacttatcatctatgtactatcacattaatatataatttattatttttattcttatatttaaacatgcatatatacacattaatatatttatatttaaataaaatgataaatcttattttaatgtGTGGTTCTCCCATTTAAATAATAACATGTcattaaaattacttatatattcaatttttaattgaaaaactttatatgtaaatctcatacttctatatataatttaaaaatatattattttatttttttatttatgaaatttaaaatataaaatttgaagataaaaaaataaaattttatatttttaaataacgtATAGAATGTGAAATTTCGGTCCAGCGGACCAGCACCCCTCTTTTCAATTACACGTCAACTTGTAATAAATTTGAAGTAATGCGTACAGTATTCTGAAATGTACATCTGTCATCTTATTGCTGGAGGTTCTCCGCACTCGATACACAACGGCGTCGTGTTAGCGTACCGCGGAAAGCTCTAATTTCCCCCTTCGTTGGTCTACTTTCCTCGGAGCACCAGCTTGTTGCTTCtgcttcttctacttctttctTTAGCATTCCGAATCCCCCGAGCAAATTCCCAATTCGATTCTGTAAAATTCAGAGTCTGATAACCTCACCACCGGTAGAAACACTCGCATCATGAGCCGCTATGACAGCCGCTCCGGCGACCCCACATCCTACCGTGACCGCAGAAGGTAACTCTCAGTGTCTCACCTTCATTTCTTTCAGACACGCATACATACAGTACTACGTGCCTACCTTTATGCGTTACCGGGATTAAACTACACGCGAGCTTCgtttgattttttgtaatttcttctaatttcatttcatgtgaattaaattttttcccCACTTATTATGAATATCTCTTCCTTTAATCTATTGTGTAggtttattttttgctttgctTGGATTTACGGGTGGACTTGATTTATATACATCAAACTTCTGGGTTTCTTGTTGTAATATGGATTTTAGGTTTACTCAGTGATTCTGGTTCTTCTATCTCTCGGTTAGGCCCAAATGAaaactctgttttgtttttttggagtGTGTCTGAATGGCATTTACTCAATGACTAATTATCAAGTACAGTCttgttttgtgaaatttaattttGCTCGGTGACTATGAGTTTTGCACTCTCTGTCTCCATCTCTAACTATCTCTATTGACTCCAAAGTTAActctccctcccccccccctctctctctctctctctctctctctccaagttTTGCGTGTTAGTTTTCTGAGCGCGACCATTTTACTGAACAGCTTAGTTTTGTTCGAATTTCATTCAGATTTGTAGTATGCCATATAGATGTGTTTGTCCAGTGACCCGTTGTCAAGTACTGACCTATTTTCTGGATATTAATTCTGTGAATCTTGGATTTTTCTTCCGGCTTACAGTAGCCACCACTTCTggaattggttggatttttttaactAACTTTTTGTTGTTTTAGCGATTCGGGGTTCGGTGGGTCTGCAGGCAAAAGTGGCTCAGTTCGGTCCTCATCTAGCAGGAATACTTACGTTGGTCTGGAGCCACCGAAGAAGTTGGATTTGGATGGGTTGACTCCTTTTGAGAAGAACTTCTATGTCGAGTCGCCATCAGTGGCAGCAATGTCGGACAGGGAGGTTGATGAGTATCGAAAACGAAGGGAAATTACTGTTGAAGGCCGTGATGTTCCAAAACCTGTCAAGAGTTTTCGTGATATTGGATTTCCAGGTAGCTTGTTGAAGAAAAACTGGTTCTGTTCATTGCTTGAGGTTTTGTATATGTTTAACATAGAGACATCAGATGAACCTTTTTCGATATCTTGCATCTGTCTTGCATTTATTCAATCTATTAGGAATGAAAATGCACTTCCGTATGCATTGGTGTGCATTCCCATCAATTTCATCTCGAGAAAGAAAACCTTTGGCATCTGTCTTGCATTTATTTGACCTATTGGAATGAAAATGCATTCCGTATGTATTGGTGAACATTTCCCTCAATTACATCCCAAGGAAGAAAACCGCCAAAGGTGGAGGAACTGATCAGACATCAATTCTAAAATTAATGGATTTGATTCTATCTGCAATAGTGCAATGGGGAACCTGCCTCTTTCCATCAGAGGCGGTGGAAGCAGCACCAGCCCTTCTCAATGACTGCTTGTTGATCTCAACCTTTCTCCTGCTCCTGAGCCAGAGCCTGCCCTACCTTCGAAACTTTTAGAAAAGGAATAACAAAGCGGCGATGCGTAGCAAAAAAGTAAAGGAGTTGATAGAGCATATCAACTTTTGTATTTTCAACAATATGAGCAACACATTTTTATGGAAATTACGTCTAGATATTGCTTGGAGAGGGCAGGCTATATGAACTCGTAATTATCTCGTCTATGTTCAGTGTGCCGTATCGTTTGTTGAAATTTAGTGAACCTTACCTCAATTTGcagaattttattttggatgatGAGACAATTTGAATTGCTCCTGTGCACTCTCGGGATTAGTCGAGAGACGCTGTTCCCAGACACCTGGtgcctattaaaaaaattgaattgcttaCTTATTTGGATGTACCTTCTTCACAACAGATTATGTCATGCAAGAGATTACGAAAGCTGGCTTTGTGGAACCCACTCCTATTCAAGCTCAAGGATGGCCAATGGCTTTGGAGGGCCGTGATCTCATTGGTATTGCTGAAACAGGGTCAGGGAAGACACTTGCCTACTTGTTGCCTGCCATTGTCCATGTTAATGCCCAGCCAATTCTAGGTAAGGACATAAAATTTGGATTGATTGAATCTTTCAATCTGAACTTTATGTGCCTCTGTTCTGTTTGCAATTCTTGAGAATAACTTTCTCTAATTTCCATATTGTTTTGTCAGCTCCTGGAGATGGCCCAATTGTGTTAGTATTAGCTCCAACACGTGAACTTGCTGTCCAAATACAAAATGAAGCAACTAAATTTGGTGCATCATCAAAGATTAAAAACACGTGCATATATGGTGGGGTTCCGAAGGGACCTCAAGTGCGTGATCTCCAGAAAGGTAGGTTGCCAATTAAGTTCTAAATGACTTGtcttattgtatttatatttctatGAATGTGGGCCATATTGTTGTAGGTAGTTATCATGTGAGATGACTTAGCCATTAATTATTACTTTCATATACAGGTTTTTGGTTATTATAATTGCTTATTCTTCTTATTGACgttaaagttgaatttattcTGTTTCTGGATCAGGTGTTGAAATTGTTATTGCTACACCGGGGAGGTTGATTGATATGTTGGAATCACATCATACAAACTTGCGGAGGGTTACGTATCTTGTGTTGGATGAGGCAGACCGGATGCTAGACATGGGTTTTGAGCCTCAAATTCGAAAACTTGTTTCTCAGGTTTGAATTTCTTTCTTGATAAACCAGTCATCTATATGTTTGAGAAGATAGATGAATGGCCTGGTTCTGGGGAACTGATTGCTTTTGATCACATTGATAATGCATATGCTTGGCAAGTGATAGAAGTATAACATATGGAAGATACCAGCTAGCCCATTGGCACATATCAATGGCAATGCAATGGGACCTTTTCTTCCCTTCTAATGTTTTTCTCTATGCAGATTCGCCCAGACCGTCAGACTTTATACTGGAGTGCCACCTGGCCTAAGGAGGTTGAACAACTTGCTAGGCAGTTCCTTTACAACCCGTACAAGGTATGAACTTGGTTTTGTTACCATATAGTGGGATCTCTTGTATGGGGTTCTTTAATGCAATTcggtttttattttacttttaatttatgtaattcTAGTGATGATATGTCATTTTACTCCGCTTTTTGAGGGTGCTGTGTTCTGTTGCTTTGGTACCTCCACTTTTTATCTTGAAACTATGGGTAATTTTCCTGCAATAATGGCTTGGTTTGTTATTGCTAGAGTTCTGGAGTTATGCCCCTTTTCAAAGCTCTATCTATCGTGCTATATGTGTGATTATTTAAcagctcgtttggatagtgagatgagatggttttagatgagttgaataaaatattgctaaaatattattttttaatattattattgttttgagatttgaaaaaattgaattgtttattatattttgtgtgaaaatttgggaaagttgtaatgatgagataagatgagatgaaaccatctctgaatccaaatagGGCCTAATTGTCTCTTATCTTGGACTTTGTATAGGTGACAATAGGGTCTTCGGATTTGAAAGCTAACCATGCCATACGCCAGCATGTGGACATTGTTTCTGAGAATCAGAAATATAACAAGTAAGCACCATTGCCATTGTGTTCTTGTAGATTCCAGTTTTTTTCAATATGCCATATGGGATTTGATGTGGTCATGTTACTGACAagctttattttcaagattggTGAAGTTGCTGGAGGATATCATGGATGGCAGCCGGATACTGATCTTCATGGATACAAAGAAAGGATGTGATCAGATCACTCGGCAGCTTCGCATGGATGGTTGGCCAGCCCTCTCAATTCATGGAGATAAAAGTCAGGCAGAAAGGGATTGGGTCCTGTCGGAGTTTAAAGCTGGCAAGAGTCCTATAATGACTGCAACAGATGTTGCAGCTCGTGGTTTAggtatgaagataaaaaaataaatgcttgTTCTCAGACTCTGTAGAGATTTACATTCAGTAAAAGAAATTGTGTTGTAACAACAATTGACAGCACCAATCATCTTCTCTTAGAGGAAAAGAAATCTCcatatcttcatcttcttgtcAACCCTGTTTAAGCATTCTCTCAATTTTATTGGATGGCTTTATGGTCCTAATATATATCCTGTTTAAGAAATTGTGTTTACCTTTTAAGTAGGGATGCCCTTTTTGTTTGAGCATTATGTAATATTGCTTtcgtttataaaaaaaaaaaaaaaaatattgctttCGTTGATTAAAAACCGATGCAGAACATTTCCTGTGGCTCTTTGTTGTTGTGTATTATCTATTGGGGGCCcacctttatttttaattttcttttttttttgcgcTCATCTGTATATTTGTCCATCCGGAATTCCAGATGCTGCTGCTTGTTCATTATAACAAACTCTATTTAGTTATTGCCTTGCGTAATTAGTTGCCTGTAAATTGTACTGCAAGCATTCTTTTTATCTAAGTTCGGGTTATTTATCACATCGATGCTGCTTGTATGACTATTTCAGAACTTATTTTCATGCTTATGGATATTGCCCTCTTATTCCTCCCCTACAGGCATAATTGACTCAATACTTGTTGACTATTCATCTGACCTTTTATGTTGATACGTGCTACCACTAGACTGTGTATACTCTGGCATGCAAGCAGAATTCTGTTGGGCTATTGGTTCTCTATTCAAAATGAACTTCTGAAGTGATGTTGTGAGCCTATGACATTTCTTTTACGTGTAATGTGCTTTCATTTTGTGGCAGATGTGAAGGACGTGAAATATGTGATAAACTACGACTTTCCAGGTTCACTTGAGGACTATGTTCATCGAATTGGTCGAACGGGAAGGGCTGGGGCAAAAGGAACTGCATACACTTTCTTCACAGCTTCAAATGCCAGATTTGCGAAGGAACTCATTAGCATACTGGAGGAAGCTGGTCAGAAGGTCAGTCCTGAATTGGCAGCAATGGGGAGTGGTGCACCTCCCCCGATAGGTTAGTTGACTAGCTTGATCTTGGAGAACACACACGCTCTTTTACGCACCCACCCATCCCCACACTTGTGGGCGCATGATCtgcatttattttaatgaatttgatTACTGAAAGTATGTTTCCATTGATAATCAATCAATCAGGTCATGGGAATTTCCGAGATCGGGGGAGGGGTTATGGTGGTGGTCGCTCTTGGAACTAATTAATGAAGGTCAACTATGAGCTTGATGGCTATGGAGAAAAGCTTCGCTACAAGCGGCGAAGCCTGGCACGTTGTACTTGGTGTGGCAGAACTAAGGATGATTTGTGTGACTGGAGCCTGGAGGGCAGGAGTTTAGTTTCCATGTCTGTCCATTGGACCTCCATTTCCTGTTGATTTTTTGGTCAACTCCTAGGAGACTAACTTtagggtctctctctctctctctccattcacTGTAGGTTGTATTCGAGCGTGAAAGACAAACATTTGTTTATATCAGCGAATTGAAGTTTTTGAGGACGAATGCAATAGAACTTGGAAAAAATAGTCTTTCTAGTTTCAAGCACATTTCTCAAACTTGCTGTTTTCAGTTTCTGCAAGCCTGgtattagttttttcttttctcccattGATTGCCATGAATATACGAAACTTGTGTTTCTTATTCACAAATCCATTTATATGCGCTCCTGACCCCCTCGATTTGgtattatttcttcttcattttgttACTGAGGATGGAGGAAACTCATTATCAAATGCTTGGCTGATGATAACTTgcttaaagaaagagaaaaaataataaagaaatcatGATTTACCTACAACATTCTCTGATCGAATCTAATTACTTATCGATtcttccatcgaccagaggaaAGATGTTGTAAAATTGCAATCtatgaaattatcatttttgtGCAGAAATTGTCtatatatttctcttctaaAAAACAAACGTGAtatttgctttttttatttattattattttaataatcatttGATGCGAGAACAATGAAATGATGTCATTTAAAATGACAACAACTagtacttttcataaaaaaaaaaattcgataaAAGTAATTCATGTCTCATATTTTCCGTTAAATAAATGGGCAGAGCGTTTTTTAAGAATTACATGTTGTtgttggtggttttttttttttttcgttaagAAAATTAGCCAAATTCATAAACAAGTGGGTTTATTAAAGAATCAGAAGCGTCAgctttgtatgttttttttttggtaagagAGAGCGTCACTGTGACAAAAGTAGATTGGCGATCAAGAAAGTGAAGCTAAAACGATGAGCGAAGCTCCAAAGCTTTACACCAACAAACCCAAAAAgggtaaacaaaattttcattttttttcctctcaaatTTTGCCTTCTGTTTctgaaaaaaatacacatatggATTTGTCATCTGCCATAAAAAATCTCCTGCTATTGTTTTTGCGGGGTTTGGTATCTGACTTTTGATTGATTgcttgtgaattttgtgaacagCGCAACTGAAACAATTTCAAGAGCAGCAACAGAAAGCCCAGGAGTTCCCTTcatcgtcgtcgtcgtcatcaATGGGGCCTCAGTCTTCAGCTCCGCCTCCTCAGCAGCCCCCAAAAGAGTCATTTGCTCGGCGCTACAAGTTTGTCTGGCCCATGCTCTTGGCTGTGAATGTTGCTGTTGGAGGTCcatttcttcaattcttcagCCATGTGAtaaagtttctttttcttttttcaatttccaaTAAACATAAGTGTATTATatagtgttttgttttttctgtatAAAATAgtgtaattgatttttatatttcagCTTGAAAGACTGAATTTTGAGTTTCTTGAGTGCTTTTCTTGATGCTGTTATTGGCGGATATTCTGTCGTCTCGCTTTTCCGAGGATTCATTAATTGGTTCACTTTATGATCATGAGACATTTGATGTTTTTTCTTCTATGGGTGGGAGGCTGATTAATGGTTATGGATGAAAGGGAATGTGTTAAGAGGGGTTCCAGTGGTGGGCTTCTGTGGGATATATGATTCTCCTAAGTCTAGAAATGGTGCGAGAATGTGATGACCTTTAGATCTGAATTGGAATTCAAGCGGAAGAGTGGTGGTGAATTTGGGGTTAATAAGTAAACATTGTACTTTGAGAATGGTAATTCATGGCTCTTGCTCCTGTTTTATAAGTGGTGAGAGTGTGAGTTGTGTTACAATATATGGGTAGCACTGTAGCACGAGAAAAACAGTAAGTAAAAAAGTGCCAGTCatctcaaaataactttcaAAGCAACTTAGTTATGTTAGATTTGggtaaatctaacatattagtGAATGGCAATCCGGTTGGCTTTTTTAACAGCTCTCGGggtttgaggcaaggagatccCTTATCTCCTTTTCTATTTGTAATAGTGATGGATGCATTGAGTCGTATGCTTGAGGCGGCTGTCGAAGGAAgatttatgttgggatttgtgGTGGGTGATGAGACTCAGGATAGTATTTCAGTATCACGTTTGCTTTTTGCAGACGACACTTTGATTCTGTGTGATAACAATCGGGATCACCTTCGTAGAGCCTAACTGTTATGTTTCGAAGCTGTTTCTGGTTTAAGAATTAATCTTTCCATGTCTGAAATTGTTCCAGTGGGTACGGTCAAGAATATTTTGGATCTGGCCAATATTTTGAGATGTAAGGTAGCTTCGTTACCTATGAGATACCTTGGACTACCTTTGGGTGCCCCTCACAATTTAGtttctatttgggatggggtgattgagaagattaGGAGGAGGTTAGCTGgctggaaaaaattatatttgtctaaaggtggAAGAGTTACCTTGATTAAGAGCACATTGACTAATCTCCCTACTTAttacctctctctctttcctttacCAGTTGGGGTTGCTAAAAGAATTGAGAGGATTTTTAGGAATTTTCTGTGGGATGGTAATGGGGAGGAAAGAAAGTTTCATTTGGTGAGTTGGAAAGGGTTTGTCTTCCGGTGTCCTGTGGAGGGTTGGGAGTGCGAAatttaagggtgagtttggttaccaaactcatctcaactcatcattacaactttttcaaattccaatacaaaatataataaacaattcaactttttcaaatcccaaaataataataatattaaaaaataatattctaataatattttattatctcaactcaactcaactcacttcaacatccaaacacaacctaagactTTTCAACAAAACTCTCCTTGGGAAATGACTTTGGAGGTACAGTAATGATAGTAATGCATTTTGGAGAAATATTATggatgttaaatatgggaggatGTGGGGGAATTGGTGCACGAATGAAGTTAGAGGGATGTTtggggtgggtttgtggaagtcTATTCAGCTGGGATGGGGGGACGTTGTCAAGAATTCCAAATTCAAGGTGGGGGATGGGGCAAATATCTATTTTTGGCATGACACCTGGTGTGGGGATTCACCTCTTGAGGTTGTTTACCCTAGCCTTTTCAGGATTGCTAGAGACAAAGGGGCTGCAGTGGCTGATTCCTATCACTTTTCTAACAATTTGATTTGCTGGTCTGTGGAATTTATTAGAGATGTGCAGGATTGGGAAGTATGTGAAGTTTCTGATTTTTTAGgaagattatatgagatgaagcTTGATCAGAACTGGGAGGACAGTCTGCTGTGGGCGCATACAGTTAATTCCAGATTTTCTGTgagttctttttataaggtgttaACCAGTCATGGGATCAAAGACTATCCCTGGAAATGTATTTGGAGAGCCAAGGTGCCTAGTAAGGTTGCCTTTTTCTGCTGGCTGGTGTCCCTTGGGAAAATATTAACCAcagacaacttgaggaagagaggtttTCAGGTGATTGAatggtgttttatgtgtaagaaTGAAGGTGAGTCTAttgatcatctttttcttcattttaaggTAGCGACATCATTGtgaaatgagatttttgcaAGGGCTGGCATTTTATGGGTGATGTCTATGCGTGTGGCAGATTTCTTTGCATGTTGGCAAGGTATTGAGGGGAGAAGTAACAGCACTGCAGTGTTGAAGATGATCCCCCTGTGTTTACTTTGGTGTTTATGGTTAGAGAGGAATGGAAGTGCTTTGACAATTGTGAACGTTCTATAGGGGAACTTAGGGAGTATTTCCTTAGTACTTTAAGcttttgggtgaagaatcttGTAAGGAATGGGAATGATTGTAATGTTTTGCTTTGGTTATATTCTGTTTTAGCTTGTAAGTAGGTGTTCTCATTTGTATacatcatgtgtacttgggctatgtctatttacttggaataaaaatttctcttattaattataaaaaaaaaagttatgttaGATTTGGGACTATTCATCTAGTCATCATGCTTGTTTATTGTCCATGTATTAGGACTCATGGAAACACCTGAATCATTAAAATGTATAACTTCTACCTCTCTTCATCCTACAATCCAAAATAGTTCTGCATGTTTTTGGACATCCACTTTACTGAACTTGAATATCCATAAATCCATGGAACATAAGAGTAATGTAAAAGGTTGTCTTGAGGAAATCGTTCTAAACCCCCAATGATCAAAGGCACATTCATATTTAACACAATTGTTTGGCGTGTTTGAGCTATCCATGGAGAGAGAGTAGAAGAGAATAAACTACTAGTTTCAACATCAGTAAGCCAGAGTTCAATCAGATCTTGCAATAATCTCCAGCAATTGAAGCTAAAACACTGTGCCTTGTGTATAAACATTTTAGAGGTTGTAGATTTTGTCTTGGAGCTCAAAAGAGTActccttgaaaataaatattaatagtaCAGGtgattaaaaatagtttttgtttgcCCCAAGTTCGCTCGCCTACTTAACTAATTGCTGAGCAAATATTGATTGCTTTAACATATAGGACCTGCATCAGGCGATCATATTTGAATCATGTCTGGTATCTGGGGCTGATTTGAGATAGGTCACTGAGGCATGCAAGAAGACTTCAAGGGTGGTAAACTTGTTTCATTACATTGACATGTAAGCAGAATGAATAGATTCTTATGAAGGGAATATATTCTTAACATGTTTTAGTCCTCTATTTGTTTGAGAAGTATTCATAGTTTTGTGGCCTGactttttcttctctgtttctagtgtaagtttctttttatttatttaaagttaGTGAATTTCTGTCTTGAAACTTTTGATTTAGTCACTTGACAAAATTATCTATAGTGCCCTTAACGTGCTTCTTATCAGTTTGAGGTTTGTGTGAACTTTTATAGCGTACTTCGTTACGAGGACAAAGAAGAAACAGACAGATGTAGAGGAAGAGGTTGCGGCGACGCCTGTTTCAACAAAGGCTGCAACAACTACTCTTGTTCCTGAAAAACCCTTACCCTTTCCAACCATCACAGAGGCTGTGAAATCAAGGGAACCCATTCCAGAGGATCAGCAGCGCGAACTTTTCAAGTGGTTATtggaagagaaaaggaagatcaaaacaaaagatCCTGAAGAAAAAAAGCGCATTGATGAAGAGAAAGCCATTCTCAAACAATTTATTCGAGCAAAATCTATACCGAGTATCTAAGTATTGAACATTCACTATCAACTTTAGAGACGACTAGAAAGTATCAtcttttggtttcctttttcCATGTTAATTGACATTGAATGTAGTTTATACTCATGTTGAATATCAATGGATTCCCAACTCTGTTTGaattatatctttaaaaacTTCATCTAATTCCATCCATGTTCTTGAAGTCATTGTTGTTTAAGTGCAATACAAGAATTCCTAGAAAATAACAAGCTATAATTTTTATGGGAAAGTTTGAAACAAGCTGAAAGTCTGCAAACAGAAAATGATTTTGTCAAGAAGAATCGACTACGACACAGTTAGATCCTTTATGGAGCTATCAGAAACATAGACCCTATGTTAAGATGGAAATAACATGGAAGCATCTTTTTTCACTTGAAAGTTTTTTGTTGTCTTTGTAATTTCTATACCCTAATGTGAACCATGCAACTTTTCCTGTCATATCTGCCTGTATCTGTTGGCTTATGAAAACCGGGTCGGGACTAGGGATTCAAAAGTAATTAGGCCAAGTGTTTGTTCCTGAACGACCAAAATAGAAAGACAGTAATGAGGAAAGGAatattttcctttgatttttgtttcgtTTACTGCTCTATTTGGGACGTTTCCAAGTTTGTGCAAACCGTCAGCTTTAAGGTGCGGTTTGGATggtaagataaaatgagaagattttatattaaaattaaaaataaaataaaatattattaaaatattattttttaatattattattaatttaagatttgaaaaaattaaattatttattatattttgtataaaaattttaaaaaattataatgataaaataaaacaaaatactttcactatccaaacaggccACAAGCTTCCAACACCAACAGGCGTACTAAAAGGTTTTCCACCACTTGCAAGCTTCCAACACCAAACTACCACTCCCAAAACAGGCTCCAATTAAGCTTTCCTCTTCTAAAATTACACATAGgtcattaaatttatatattattataatatctGAAGGTTCACAAATTCAGACctttcaattaatatataaatatatctacaaTATTCTCAGGATTCTCATAGATATGgttgaatgaataaataaaactcaaaaacaaacacaatagCGTGGGGGAGAGAGAAGCAATACGATGCAATGATGATATTTGATTAAAGTACAAATTTTTAAGCAAGATACTTAATCATAAGTTAGGTAGTTTGAACAAAGAGATAAAGAAAAGCAGAGGAATGGAAGCTTagcattttaaaaacataagcaATCAGAAATGGGCCATTTCtgagaatttaatattattttgaaacgGTCAAAGAGAGATCTTGAAATGGCGAATTTACTTCACATTTGGGCACCATTTTTGTGCTCATAGAAATGTATGGCCAATTACTCTTCAGCTTTGATTAAGAGATTTAGATATGATTAACAGCATTTTCCTGGCAAGGAGGTGGAGATACATGTGGCCTCTACcatataaaatgagaaaatgatgGGGAATGAATGTGACATGAGAGGTTGGCCTTCTctgtatttgtgtgtgtgtctgtgtgagagagagagagagagagagagatgatgatggAGGATTGTGGTTGGATTTATTGAATCTCACATGAATGCACGAGGCCGCCCAGCTGCCACTGCCAAAGGGGGGTGGGGGGACTCCACAAGAACAATCATGCACTTGTGGGGGCTTCTCACTCTTAGTATATTTCTGTTCTGAACAAACTTATCATAATATCCTCGAAAGCATTTCTTAGTCATTGCTCTCTGTACTTTTTATAACCTCAGCATAAATGTACGATACTGAAACCGAAACCCAACCGAAATATCAAAACTCAGATATGTTGTATTCACTGTTTCATTtcgaaaaaatttattaattaattatttatttattaccttcttattatttcatgacgtgatattagatgataaattcgtaagtaaaatataataaataatctcaaatcatctaatatcatattatgagatgatgagaagatgataaaaattaaaatgatgaataacattactcatttcaTTTCTGGGTTACTGTATATATGGTCTACTCAATTGGATTATTGGTCAAAATGACAAA
This window of the Juglans regia cultivar Chandler chromosome 12, Walnut 2.0, whole genome shotgun sequence genome carries:
- the LOC109007912 gene encoding DEAD-box ATP-dependent RNA helicase 20, coding for MSRYDSRSGDPTSYRDRRSDSGFGGSAGKSGSVRSSSSRNTYVGLEPPKKLDLDGLTPFEKNFYVESPSVAAMSDREVDEYRKRREITVEGRDVPKPVKSFRDIGFPDYVMQEITKAGFVEPTPIQAQGWPMALEGRDLIGIAETGSGKTLAYLLPAIVHVNAQPILAPGDGPIVLVLAPTRELAVQIQNEATKFGASSKIKNTCIYGGVPKGPQVRDLQKGVEIVIATPGRLIDMLESHHTNLRRVTYLVLDEADRMLDMGFEPQIRKLVSQIRPDRQTLYWSATWPKEVEQLARQFLYNPYKVTIGSSDLKANHAIRQHVDIVSENQKYNKLVKLLEDIMDGSRILIFMDTKKGCDQITRQLRMDGWPALSIHGDKSQAERDWVLSEFKAGKSPIMTATDVAARGLDVKDVKYVINYDFPGSLEDYVHRIGRTGRAGAKGTAYTFFTASNARFAKELISILEEAGQKVSPELAAMGSGAPPPIGHGNFRDRGRGYGGGRSWN
- the LOC109007919 gene encoding uncharacterized protein LOC109007919, whose translation is MSEAPKLYTNKPKKAQLKQFQEQQQKAQEFPSSSSSSSMGPQSSAPPPQQPPKESFARRYKFVWPMLLAVNVAVGAYFVTRTKKKQTDVEEEVAATPVSTKAATTTLVPEKPLPFPTITEAVKSREPIPEDQQRELFKWLLEEKRKIKTKDPEEKKRIDEEKAILKQFIRAKSIPSI